GTGGTGAAGCATGAAAACCAGTGATTCGATCTCCGATCTCCTGACGCACATCCGGAACGCGATGCGCTCCGGCCACGAAAAGGCGCAGGTCGACGCGTCCCGGCAGCGGGAGGCGATCGTGAAGCTCCTCGCCGAGGAGGGGTACGTCGCCGGATACAAGACGGTCGACGCCGAGCCGCAGAATCAGATCCAGGTCCGCCTGAAGTACGACGGCGAAGGCGAGCCGGTCATCGGCGGCATCCAGCGGGTTTCGAAGCCCGGGCGCCGCGTCTACAAGCGGGCCGCGGACATCCAGCCGGTGCTGGGGGGCCTCGGGATCGCCGTCGTTTCGACCTCGCGC
Above is a window of Thermoanaerobaculia bacterium DNA encoding:
- the rpsH gene encoding 30S ribosomal protein S8, encoding MKTSDSISDLLTHIRNAMRSGHEKAQVDASRQREAIVKLLAEEGYVAGYKTVDAEPQNQIQVRLKYDGEGEPVIGGIQRVSKPGRRVYKRAADIQPVLGGLGIAVVSTSRGLMTDRQARERKLGGEILFNVW